One segment of Triticum aestivum cultivar Chinese Spring chromosome 2A, IWGSC CS RefSeq v2.1, whole genome shotgun sequence DNA contains the following:
- the LOC123185536 gene encoding uncharacterized protein: MAVLISSVASKALALYTPGISRHRRSTVSFASSHRPRILAMNFWGANHNLPIRRATQIPAAVPGPESLPRVNLPMSNMPSWMTLVVGAVLVAIPIYRKIRALEDKVEKTAEVAVEVMDTVAEAAEKVAGEVAEAFPENEGLKEAASRIKTVADAIEEDAELAEALIHKVDELTKEMDSVVGPIIDVVIKESGERGVVDEEPKSKESDNI, encoded by the exons ATGGCGGTCCTCATATCCTCCGTTGCCTCCAAAGCCTTGGCGCTCTACACTCCGGGGATTTCTCGGCATCGAAGGAGCACAGTTTCATTTGCATCGTCTCATCGCCCGCGGATCCTTGCCATGAACTTCTGGGGCGCCAACCATAACCTGCCGATCAGGAGAGCAACACA AATCCCTGCAGCTGTTCCAGGCCCAGAAAGTTTGCCAAGAGTAAATCTCCCTATGTCCAACATGCCTTCATG GATGACCTTGGTCGTTGGTGCAGTCCTTGTTGCGATACCTATTTACAGAAAGATAAGAGCATTGGAAG ATAAGGTGGAGAAGACGGCAGAGGTGGCGGTCGAGGTAATGGACACGGTGGCCGAAGCTGCCGAGAaagtcgccggcgaggtggccgaggCGTTCCCCGAAAATGAAGGCCTCAAGGAGGCAGCGTCCAGGATCAAGACCGTCGCCGATGCGATCGAGGAGGATGCCGAGTTAGCCGAGGCCCTAATCCATAAG GTTGATGAGTTAACGAAAGAGATGGATTCCGTGGTCGGTCCTATCATCGACGTGGTCATAAAGGAGAGTGGAGAAAGAGGAGTCGTAGATGAAGAACCCAAGAGTAAAGAATCGGACAACATATAA